The proteins below are encoded in one region of Mya arenaria isolate MELC-2E11 chromosome 15, ASM2691426v1:
- the LOC128220751 gene encoding uncharacterized protein LOC128220751 isoform X1 — protein MEKEVLSLLSNEKYHINADLHLSGEVNTEPKRLEDDLHVPGIEVEDEHGLEDELHLTGKDVAEDHRMKDDLHVLEKEVSKEHGMEDDLHVPGKEVSNEQPIEDDLHKPIKESAGEHRVEDGSHVIGKGVEEEHQLEDDLHLTGEDVAEDHRMKDDLNVLEKQVPKEHDEREDLHLIGKDVAEDHRMKGYLYVPIKESAGEHMVEDGSHVPVKDFAGEHPVEDYLHVLGERVAKEHRVKDDLNVPGKGDAREHPVEDDLHVLGIRVATEHRVEDDLHITGKEVSGEHRMEGDLHVPRKDVARENRLKDKKHVPGKEVEQKNLMKDSLHVPGKELAGGHRLENDSNAPGKIVAEEHHTKDDNSEVWDRCFEQGKLYIRTLLRRGLFPPADILDELCDCYGRKSRIVNDLCSFAKQKIKKEIESTFHTKVVDIYPSFKDGAENTIVFVVTLNKRVSEAEIREMITYAVEIKYLNAYNKEPTLLAQHILKEQIYMTKDELQNVQSCQENMEEELFAKHYYLSMITSAPVKSYQYSECDQHINVERKVCLQLYIHAKGFIPIWEDPFEKQYRGIDTDIIECVFISFGRTAREPHDNIKMGCLIQRENIPPGSTDIIHPPIKGGTLGGFIEHPELGLCGITCAHAMIYKREFEKCVEHNNKLSLQDWPEDLKQKTAVYQPDQTSLDIGVLSEAYYDTGSPSRPGFDIALIKIRNRHPINGKFPVVEQQGIRREVGKVFESGAKVDYTTLAIDRHIEVWKFGSATDSTSAFISSGPVTAREIRFGWQNDGTFEIKLHKQIQVTSLDPQVPFALRGDSGALVFHEQPPDRQLVCIGMVEGGFDGNPELTVVAPIMPVLDRLNVQSIYTFSDTKLYEMEARLERNFTQAMTANQAVLFEILQSNTAEIMHEIRNLQQVPMDED, from the exons ATGGAAAAGGAAGTACTTTCTTTACTTTCCAATG aaaaatatCATATCAATGCTGATTTACATCTATCCGGAGAAGTAAATACAGAGCCAAAGCGTTTGGAAGATGATTTACATGTACCCGGAATAGAGGTTGAAGACGAACATGGCTTGGAAGATGAGTTACATTTAACCGGGAAAGATGTTGCAGAAGATCATCGTATGAAAGATGATTTACATGTACTCGAAAAAGAAGTTTCAAAAGAACATGGGATGGAAGATGATTTACACGTACCAGGAAAAGAAGTTTCAAATGAACAGCCTATCGAAGATGATTTACATAAACCCATAAAAGAAAGTGCAGGAGAACATAGGGTAGAAGATGGTTCACATGTTATCGGAAAAGGTGTTGAAGAGGAACATCAATTGGAAGATGATTTACATTTAACCGGGGAAGATGTTGCAGAAGATCATCGTATGAAAGATGATTTAAATGTACTCGAAAAACAAGTTCCAAAAGAACATGATGAAAGAGAAGATTTACATTTAATCGGGAAAGATGTTGCAGAAGATCATCGTATGAAAGGTTATTTATATGTACCCATAAAAGAAAGTGCAGGAGAACATATGGTAGAAGATGGTTCACATGTACCCGTAAAAGATTTTGCAGGAGAACATCCTGTGGAAgattatttacatgtactcgGAGAAAGGGTTGCAAAAGAACATCGAGTTAAAGATGACTTAAATGTACCCGGAAAAGGTGACGCAAGAGAACATCCTGTGGAGGATGATTTACATGTACTCGGAATACGGGTTGCAACAGAACATCGTGTGGAAGATGATTTGCATATTACCGGAAAAGAGGTTTCAGGAGAACATCGTATGGAAGGTGATTTACATGTACCTAGAAAAGATGTTGCAAGAGAAAATCGTTTAAAAGATAAGAAACATGTGCCCGGAAAAGAAGTTGAACAGAAAAATCTTATGAAAGACTCTTTACATGTACCCGGAAAAGAACTTGCAGGAGGACATCGATTGGAAAATGATTCAAATGCTCCCGGAAAGATTGTTGCCGAAGAACACCATACGAAAGACG ACAATTCAGAGGTCTGGGATCGGTGTTTCGAGCAAGGAAAACTTTACATAAGAACATTGTTGAGAAGAGGGCTTTTTCCACCAGCTGATATTCTGGACGAGCTTTGTGACTGCTATGGACGAAAATCACGTATCGTTAATGACCTATGCTCATTTGCAAagcaaaaaatcaaaaaagagATTGAATCAACATTTCACACCAAAGTTGTTGACATTTATCCATCATTCAAAgatggtgcagaaaacacaatCGTTTTTGTTGTTACCCTTAACAAAAGAGTAAGTGAGGCCGAAATACGTGAAATGATAACTTATGCTgtggaaattaaatatttaaacgcATACAACAAAGAGCCTACGCTTCTTGCACAACACATACTCAAAGAGCAAATATATATGACAAAAGATGAACTACAAAATGTTCAGTCATGCCAGGAAAATATGGAAGAAGAACTGTTTGCTAAACATTACTATTTAAGTATGATCACGTCCGCTCCGGTTAAGTCGTATCAATACTCTGAATGTGATCAACATATAAACGTTGAAAGAAAAGTATGTCTGCAGTTGTACATTCACGCAAAAGGATTTATACCGATTTGGGAAGATCCCTTTGAGAAGCAGTACCGAGGCATTGATACTGATATTATTGAGTGTGTCTTTATTTCCTTTGGAAGAACTGCTCGTGAGCCTCATGACAACATTAAAATGGGTTGCTTGATTCAAAGAGAAAACATACCACCGGGTTCTACGGATATTATACATCCACCGATTAAAGGAGGAACGCTCGGGGGTTTCATTGAACATCCTGAACTTGGACTTTGTGGTATAACTTGCGCGCATGCTATGATTTATAAACGTGAGTTTGAGAAATGTGTAGAACATAACAATAAACTTTCTTTGCAAGACTGGCCTGAGGATTTGAAACAAAAGACGGCTGTTTATCAACCAGACCAAACTTCTTTAGATATTGGCGTTTTGTCAGAGGCATATTATGACACCGGAAGTCCATCAAGACCAGGATTTGATATTGCTCTTATCAAAATTCGCAATCGTCACCCTATTAATGGGAAGTTTCCCGTTGTGGAACAACAAG GCATTCGACGCGAAGTTGGTAAAGTATTTGAGTCTGGAGCAAAAGTAGACTACACAACACTTGCAATAGACCGCCACATCGAAGTATGGAAATTTGGCAGTGCAACCGATTCAACAAGTGCTTTTATTTCAAGTGGACCGGTCACCGCTCGGGAGATTAGATTTGGATGGCAAAACGATGGTACGTTCGAAATAAAACTGCACAAACAGATTCAAGTCACAAGTTTAGACCCCCAAGTCCCATTTGCTCTACGTGGTGATTCGGGCGCTTTAGTTTTTCATGAACAACCGCCGGATAGACAATTAGTATGCATTGGAATGGTCGAGGGTGGTTTTGATGGCAACCCTGAATTGACAGTTGTTGCACCGATTATGCCTGTTTTAGATAGGCTAAACGTGCAGagcatttatacattttctgaCACGAAACTTTATGAAATGGAAGCACGGCTAGAAAGGAATTTCACTCAAGCGATGACAGCGAATCAGGCTGTTCTTTTTGAGATATTACAATCAAACACAGCTGAAATAATGCATGAAATTCGAAACTTGCAACAGGTGCCAATGGATGAAGATTGA
- the LOC128220751 gene encoding uncharacterized protein LOC128220751 isoform X2 — MEKEVLSLLSNEKYHINADLHLSGEVNTEPKRLEDDLHVPGIEVEDEHGLEDELHLTGKDVAEDHRMKDDLHVLEKEVSKEHGMEDDLHVPGKEVSNEQPIEDDLHKPIKESAGEHRVEDGSHVIGKGVEEEHQLEDDLHLTGEDVAEDHRMKDDLNVLEKQVPKEHDEREDLHLIGKDVAEDHRMKGYLYVPIKESAGEHMVEDGSHVPVKDFAGEHPVEDYLHVLGERVAKEHRVKDDLNVPGKGDAREHPVEDDLHVLGIRVATEHRVEDDLHITGKEVSGEHRMEGDLHVPRKDVARENRLKDKKHVPGKEVEQKNLMKDSLHVPGKELAGGHRLENDSNAPGKIVAEEHHTKDEVWDRCFEQGKLYIRTLLRRGLFPPADILDELCDCYGRKSRIVNDLCSFAKQKIKKEIESTFHTKVVDIYPSFKDGAENTIVFVVTLNKRVSEAEIREMITYAVEIKYLNAYNKEPTLLAQHILKEQIYMTKDELQNVQSCQENMEEELFAKHYYLSMITSAPVKSYQYSECDQHINVERKVCLQLYIHAKGFIPIWEDPFEKQYRGIDTDIIECVFISFGRTAREPHDNIKMGCLIQRENIPPGSTDIIHPPIKGGTLGGFIEHPELGLCGITCAHAMIYKREFEKCVEHNNKLSLQDWPEDLKQKTAVYQPDQTSLDIGVLSEAYYDTGSPSRPGFDIALIKIRNRHPINGKFPVVEQQGIRREVGKVFESGAKVDYTTLAIDRHIEVWKFGSATDSTSAFISSGPVTAREIRFGWQNDGTFEIKLHKQIQVTSLDPQVPFALRGDSGALVFHEQPPDRQLVCIGMVEGGFDGNPELTVVAPIMPVLDRLNVQSIYTFSDTKLYEMEARLERNFTQAMTANQAVLFEILQSNTAEIMHEIRNLQQVPMDED, encoded by the exons ATGGAAAAGGAAGTACTTTCTTTACTTTCCAATG aaaaatatCATATCAATGCTGATTTACATCTATCCGGAGAAGTAAATACAGAGCCAAAGCGTTTGGAAGATGATTTACATGTACCCGGAATAGAGGTTGAAGACGAACATGGCTTGGAAGATGAGTTACATTTAACCGGGAAAGATGTTGCAGAAGATCATCGTATGAAAGATGATTTACATGTACTCGAAAAAGAAGTTTCAAAAGAACATGGGATGGAAGATGATTTACACGTACCAGGAAAAGAAGTTTCAAATGAACAGCCTATCGAAGATGATTTACATAAACCCATAAAAGAAAGTGCAGGAGAACATAGGGTAGAAGATGGTTCACATGTTATCGGAAAAGGTGTTGAAGAGGAACATCAATTGGAAGATGATTTACATTTAACCGGGGAAGATGTTGCAGAAGATCATCGTATGAAAGATGATTTAAATGTACTCGAAAAACAAGTTCCAAAAGAACATGATGAAAGAGAAGATTTACATTTAATCGGGAAAGATGTTGCAGAAGATCATCGTATGAAAGGTTATTTATATGTACCCATAAAAGAAAGTGCAGGAGAACATATGGTAGAAGATGGTTCACATGTACCCGTAAAAGATTTTGCAGGAGAACATCCTGTGGAAgattatttacatgtactcgGAGAAAGGGTTGCAAAAGAACATCGAGTTAAAGATGACTTAAATGTACCCGGAAAAGGTGACGCAAGAGAACATCCTGTGGAGGATGATTTACATGTACTCGGAATACGGGTTGCAACAGAACATCGTGTGGAAGATGATTTGCATATTACCGGAAAAGAGGTTTCAGGAGAACATCGTATGGAAGGTGATTTACATGTACCTAGAAAAGATGTTGCAAGAGAAAATCGTTTAAAAGATAAGAAACATGTGCCCGGAAAAGAAGTTGAACAGAAAAATCTTATGAAAGACTCTTTACATGTACCCGGAAAAGAACTTGCAGGAGGACATCGATTGGAAAATGATTCAAATGCTCCCGGAAAGATTGTTGCCGAAGAACACCATACGAAAGACG AGGTCTGGGATCGGTGTTTCGAGCAAGGAAAACTTTACATAAGAACATTGTTGAGAAGAGGGCTTTTTCCACCAGCTGATATTCTGGACGAGCTTTGTGACTGCTATGGACGAAAATCACGTATCGTTAATGACCTATGCTCATTTGCAAagcaaaaaatcaaaaaagagATTGAATCAACATTTCACACCAAAGTTGTTGACATTTATCCATCATTCAAAgatggtgcagaaaacacaatCGTTTTTGTTGTTACCCTTAACAAAAGAGTAAGTGAGGCCGAAATACGTGAAATGATAACTTATGCTgtggaaattaaatatttaaacgcATACAACAAAGAGCCTACGCTTCTTGCACAACACATACTCAAAGAGCAAATATATATGACAAAAGATGAACTACAAAATGTTCAGTCATGCCAGGAAAATATGGAAGAAGAACTGTTTGCTAAACATTACTATTTAAGTATGATCACGTCCGCTCCGGTTAAGTCGTATCAATACTCTGAATGTGATCAACATATAAACGTTGAAAGAAAAGTATGTCTGCAGTTGTACATTCACGCAAAAGGATTTATACCGATTTGGGAAGATCCCTTTGAGAAGCAGTACCGAGGCATTGATACTGATATTATTGAGTGTGTCTTTATTTCCTTTGGAAGAACTGCTCGTGAGCCTCATGACAACATTAAAATGGGTTGCTTGATTCAAAGAGAAAACATACCACCGGGTTCTACGGATATTATACATCCACCGATTAAAGGAGGAACGCTCGGGGGTTTCATTGAACATCCTGAACTTGGACTTTGTGGTATAACTTGCGCGCATGCTATGATTTATAAACGTGAGTTTGAGAAATGTGTAGAACATAACAATAAACTTTCTTTGCAAGACTGGCCTGAGGATTTGAAACAAAAGACGGCTGTTTATCAACCAGACCAAACTTCTTTAGATATTGGCGTTTTGTCAGAGGCATATTATGACACCGGAAGTCCATCAAGACCAGGATTTGATATTGCTCTTATCAAAATTCGCAATCGTCACCCTATTAATGGGAAGTTTCCCGTTGTGGAACAACAAG GCATTCGACGCGAAGTTGGTAAAGTATTTGAGTCTGGAGCAAAAGTAGACTACACAACACTTGCAATAGACCGCCACATCGAAGTATGGAAATTTGGCAGTGCAACCGATTCAACAAGTGCTTTTATTTCAAGTGGACCGGTCACCGCTCGGGAGATTAGATTTGGATGGCAAAACGATGGTACGTTCGAAATAAAACTGCACAAACAGATTCAAGTCACAAGTTTAGACCCCCAAGTCCCATTTGCTCTACGTGGTGATTCGGGCGCTTTAGTTTTTCATGAACAACCGCCGGATAGACAATTAGTATGCATTGGAATGGTCGAGGGTGGTTTTGATGGCAACCCTGAATTGACAGTTGTTGCACCGATTATGCCTGTTTTAGATAGGCTAAACGTGCAGagcatttatacattttctgaCACGAAACTTTATGAAATGGAAGCACGGCTAGAAAGGAATTTCACTCAAGCGATGACAGCGAATCAGGCTGTTCTTTTTGAGATATTACAATCAAACACAGCTGAAATAATGCATGAAATTCGAAACTTGCAACAGGTGCCAATGGATGAAGATTGA